One part of the Vogesella sp. LIG4 genome encodes these proteins:
- a CDS encoding PLP-dependent aspartate aminotransferase family protein — MKFATKAIHAGYDYHGHQRALMPPIYQTSAFAHDEVGEQLDFAYSRTGTPTRAVLEANLAALEGAEHGLAFASGMAAVDAVLRATLQPGDEVIAVADLYGGAYRILSKVMAAQGIKVTFADLTDAANLAPLIGSNTRLLWLESPTNPLLNLVDIAALSAIAHQHGVKVAVDSTFATPYLQNPLALGADIAVHSATKYLGGHSDVLLGLVAVSDAELYKAIKFIQNAAGAVAGPQDCFLTLRGIKTLALRMERHCDNAEKVAAFLQTHPAIEKVFYPGLPEHPGHELAKRQMRRFGGIVTVYLKDDSRAAASRIAGKLRLFMLAESLGGVESLVNHSYTMSHGGMPPEQKAALGIRDGQLRLSIGVEDIDDILADLAQALAD; from the coding sequence ATGAAATTCGCCACCAAGGCCATCCATGCCGGCTATGACTACCACGGCCACCAGCGCGCGCTGATGCCGCCCATCTACCAGACCTCCGCCTTCGCGCATGACGAAGTGGGCGAGCAGCTGGATTTTGCCTACTCGCGCACCGGCACGCCGACGCGCGCGGTGCTGGAAGCCAACCTGGCGGCGCTGGAAGGCGCCGAACACGGCCTGGCCTTCGCCAGTGGCATGGCGGCGGTGGACGCGGTGCTGCGCGCCACGCTGCAGCCGGGCGACGAAGTCATTGCCGTGGCCGACCTGTACGGCGGCGCCTACCGCATCCTCAGCAAGGTGATGGCGGCACAGGGCATCAAGGTCACCTTTGCCGACCTGACCGATGCGGCCAACCTTGCCCCGCTGATCGGCAGCAATACCAGGCTGCTGTGGCTGGAATCGCCCACCAACCCGCTGCTGAACCTGGTGGACATTGCCGCGCTGTCGGCCATTGCCCACCAGCACGGCGTGAAAGTGGCGGTGGACAGCACCTTCGCCACGCCCTACCTGCAGAACCCGCTGGCACTGGGCGCCGACATCGCCGTGCATTCCGCCACCAAGTACCTGGGCGGCCATTCCGACGTGCTGCTGGGGCTGGTGGCGGTGAGCGATGCCGAGCTGTACAAGGCGATCAAGTTCATCCAGAACGCCGCCGGTGCGGTAGCCGGCCCGCAGGACTGCTTCCTCACCCTGCGCGGCATCAAGACGCTGGCGCTGCGCATGGAGCGCCACTGCGACAACGCCGAGAAGGTGGCCGCCTTCCTGCAGACGCACCCGGCCATCGAGAAAGTGTTCTACCCCGGCCTGCCGGAGCATCCGGGGCACGAACTGGCCAAGCGGCAGATGCGTCGCTTCGGCGGCATCGTCACCGTGTACCTGAAGGACGACAGCCGCGCCGCCGCCAGCCGTATCGCCGGCAAGCTGCGCTTGTTCATGCTGGCCGAGTCGCTGGGCGGGGTGGAATCGCTGGTCAACCACAGCTATACCATGTCGCACGGCGGTATGCCGCCGGAGCAGAAGGCGGCGCTGGGCATTCGCGACGGCCAGCTGCGGCTGTCCATCGGCGTGGAGGACATCGACGACATCCTGGCCGATCTGGCGCAGGCGCTGGCGGACTGA
- a CDS encoding amino acid ABC transporter permease produces the protein MDWLQLAKDAMPVLIKGAGLTLFFASISMVLGLVLGFVVALARVARIPLLSQLMAFYVSAMRGTPLLVQIFVIYYGLPSVGIEFQPITAGVLALTLNVAAYLSESLRGAIAGVDRGQWDAALSLGLSWWQGMRFVVAPQALRLAVPSLANSLISLIKDTSLVSVITVSELMMSTKDLIAQTFQPLPLYLMAAAIYWVLSALFEQVQKRVEVKLQRAYQR, from the coding sequence ATGGACTGGCTACAACTGGCCAAAGACGCAATGCCGGTGCTGATCAAGGGCGCCGGGCTGACCCTGTTTTTCGCCAGCATCTCTATGGTGCTGGGGCTGGTGCTGGGCTTCGTGGTGGCGCTGGCGCGTGTGGCGCGGATACCGCTGCTGTCGCAGCTGATGGCGTTCTACGTCAGCGCCATGCGTGGCACGCCGCTGTTGGTGCAGATCTTCGTGATCTACTACGGCCTGCCGTCGGTGGGCATCGAGTTCCAGCCGATTACTGCCGGCGTGCTGGCGCTGACGCTGAACGTGGCTGCCTACCTGTCGGAAAGCCTGCGCGGCGCCATTGCCGGGGTGGATCGCGGCCAGTGGGATGCCGCGCTGTCGCTGGGCCTGTCCTGGTGGCAGGGCATGCGCTTCGTGGTGGCGCCGCAGGCGCTGCGCCTGGCGGTGCCCAGTCTGGCTAACAGTCTGATCTCGCTGATCAAGGACACCTCGCTGGTGTCGGTGATTACCGTGTCCGAACTGATGATGAGCACCAAGGACCTGATTGCCCAGACCTTCCAGCCGCTGCCGCTATACCTGATGGCAGCCGCCATCTACTGGGTGCTGAGCGCGCTGTTCGAGCAGGTGCAGAAGCGGGTGGAAGTCAAACTGCAGCGCGCCTACCAGCGCTGA
- a CDS encoding heme-binding protein, with amino-acid sequence MIRTTCTALLLAAASLTQAAPLTEHNISLADAHKLAADAVAQCQAKGWNVAVSIVDRAGNLKAFARADNAGPHTIAASQAKAFTSASAKAPTQAMMENAQKNPGAANLTDIPGFLLLGGGVPLKAGNEVIGAIGIGGAPGGNLDEQCALAAIDANAAMFK; translated from the coding sequence ATGATCCGCACCACCTGCACCGCCCTGCTGCTCGCCGCCGCCAGCCTGACCCAGGCCGCCCCGCTGACCGAACACAATATCTCGTTGGCCGACGCCCACAAGCTGGCCGCCGACGCCGTGGCACAGTGCCAGGCCAAGGGCTGGAACGTGGCGGTAAGCATTGTGGACCGTGCCGGCAACCTGAAGGCCTTCGCCCGCGCCGACAATGCCGGCCCGCACACCATCGCCGCCAGCCAGGCCAAGGCCTTCACCTCCGCCTCCGCCAAGGCGCCGACCCAGGCGATGATGGAAAACGCGCAGAAGAACCCGGGTGCGGCCAACCTCACCGACATCCCCGGCTTCCTGCTGCTGGGCGGTGGCGTACCGCTGAAGGCCGGTAACGAAGTGATCGGCGCCATCGGCATCGGCGGTGCGCCGGGCGGCAACCTGGACGAACAGTGCGCGCTGGCCGCCATCGACGCCAACGCCGCCATGTTCAAGTAA
- a CDS encoding ABC transporter substrate-binding protein, with protein MRLFAAGLLLALATASQGAQLTIYTTDYPPLSMLAADGRISGIGIDMLRQAGRNSGISLDIRADLSWKRAQQITQQTRNACIYPLTRAAEREQRYRWASLLNPGELGLFALADGPRPATLAAASKLRTVVMLGTTAEDRLKEHNFSYSTTQAPADSLRMLLHRAVDLWAVHDLVASYYAAQQGIAIKHVLKLTSADSWLGCNPAVPDTLTASLDKAIAQLRSNGESERINRNYLRRPPPP; from the coding sequence ATGAGGCTATTCGCCGCCGGCCTGCTGCTTGCCCTGGCCACTGCCAGCCAGGGAGCGCAGCTGACCATCTACACCACCGACTACCCGCCGCTGAGCATGCTGGCGGCCGACGGCCGCATCAGCGGTATCGGCATCGACATGCTGCGCCAGGCCGGCCGCAACAGCGGCATCAGCCTGGATATCCGCGCCGACCTGTCGTGGAAGCGGGCACAGCAGATCACCCAGCAGACCCGCAATGCCTGCATCTACCCGCTTACCCGGGCGGCGGAACGCGAGCAGCGTTACCGCTGGGCCAGCCTGCTCAACCCCGGAGAGCTGGGCTTGTTCGCGCTGGCCGACGGCCCCAGGCCGGCAACGCTGGCCGCCGCCAGCAAGCTGCGCACGGTGGTGATGCTGGGCACCACGGCGGAAGACCGCCTGAAAGAACACAACTTCAGCTACAGCACCACCCAGGCCCCGGCCGACAGCCTGCGCATGCTGCTGCATCGCGCGGTGGACCTGTGGGCGGTGCATGACCTGGTGGCCAGCTACTATGCGGCGCAGCAGGGCATCGCCATCAAGCACGTGCTGAAACTGACCTCGGCCGACAGCTGGCTGGGCTGCAACCCGGCGGTGCCGGATACGCTGACGGCAAGCCTGGACAAGGCCATCGCCCAGCTGCGCAGCAACGGCGAAAGCGAACGCATCAACCGCAACTACCTGCGGCGCCCACCGCCTCCGTAG
- a CDS encoding response regulator transcription factor, which translates to MNHDQQSPLIYLLDDDDAVRDALALLLRSVGLRSQGFADPQTFLAGHDRGAIGCVVLDIRMPGMSGLDVLDRLADSDLPVIMLTGHGNVDLCRRAFKSGAVEFLQKPVDDDVFLDTVQKAVRQHIASRERQAATLAARQKLARLSGRELDVLQRIADGLSNKEIARELALSPRTVETYRANVFAKLEVDTLAQLIRHYLVLLPDNA; encoded by the coding sequence ATGAACCACGACCAACAATCCCCGCTGATCTACCTGCTGGACGACGACGACGCGGTGCGCGACGCCCTGGCGCTGTTGCTGCGCAGCGTCGGCCTGCGCAGCCAGGGCTTTGCCGACCCGCAGACCTTTCTCGCCGGGCATGATCGCGGCGCCATCGGCTGCGTGGTGCTGGACATCCGCATGCCCGGCATGAGCGGGCTGGACGTACTGGACCGCCTTGCCGACAGCGACCTGCCGGTGATCATGCTCACCGGCCACGGCAACGTGGACCTGTGCCGGCGCGCGTTCAAGAGCGGCGCGGTGGAATTCCTGCAAAAGCCGGTGGACGACGACGTGTTCCTCGACACCGTGCAGAAGGCGGTGCGCCAGCACATTGCCAGCCGCGAGCGGCAGGCGGCAACGTTGGCCGCACGGCAGAAACTGGCGCGACTGTCCGGCCGCGAGCTGGACGTGCTGCAGCGCATCGCCGACGGCCTGAGCAACAAGGAAATCGCCCGCGAACTGGCGCTGTCGCCACGCACGGTGGAAACCTACCGCGCCAATGTGTTCGCCAAGCTGGAGGTGGACACCCTGGCACAGCTGATCCGCCATTACCTGGTGCTGCTGCCGGACAATGCCTGA
- a CDS encoding sensor histidine kinase codes for MSPPSLRRTLLYWLLASLLGAALLGYRALREQQDRFLQDSSIAHRLLSQKTVQHDAVLATLAQLESPPAPERLLSGLQPAMPQLRAIGRWQGGRWLGPTPPPAGIADGIKLAAQQRRALPQAAGAGRYWLLDASGWALLIDARHLLADSDWPPALARISLALPGGEQALLARQPQPAPWGWPLAVDKQLPAASQPFAFHSRRVLTVAQWPWGQWLALSALLALLLAALRARLQVRAQRRQAQEQARLANLNRLGTLGEMAAGIAHELNQPLTAILANVRAAERLLDDEDERDAVRQALHTSAAQARRAADIVGRLRAMVTQPGGGGSAALDPQPLLESLLLLRHDELASRKIALSWDNTSPSARLQAEPVALEQILHNLVQNAAEALGSRGGRIALRGEVQGTRYRLTVSDNGPGIPPEVLPRLFQPFFTTRQGGMGLGLSLSETLAHGMHGQLTAANLPAGGACFTLSLPLAESNT; via the coding sequence ATGAGCCCACCTTCCCTGCGACGAACCCTGCTGTACTGGCTGCTGGCGAGCCTGCTGGGCGCCGCGCTGCTGGGCTATCGCGCACTGCGCGAGCAGCAGGATCGCTTCCTGCAGGACAGCAGCATCGCCCACCGCCTGTTGAGCCAGAAAACCGTGCAGCACGACGCGGTGCTGGCCACCCTGGCGCAACTGGAATCGCCCCCCGCCCCCGAACGCCTGCTGAGCGGCCTGCAACCGGCCATGCCGCAGCTGCGCGCCATCGGCCGGTGGCAGGGCGGGCGCTGGCTCGGCCCCACCCCGCCACCGGCCGGCATCGCCGATGGCATCAAGTTGGCCGCACAACAGCGGCGGGCACTGCCACAAGCTGCCGGCGCCGGCCGCTACTGGCTGCTGGATGCCTCCGGCTGGGCGCTGCTGATCGATGCCCGCCACCTGCTGGCCGACAGCGACTGGCCGCCGGCGCTGGCACGCATCAGCCTGGCGCTGCCGGGCGGCGAACAGGCACTGCTGGCACGCCAGCCGCAACCGGCACCATGGGGCTGGCCACTGGCGGTGGACAAGCAGCTGCCGGCCGCCAGCCAGCCGTTCGCCTTCCACAGCCGCCGGGTGCTGACCGTGGCGCAATGGCCGTGGGGGCAATGGCTGGCACTGTCCGCGCTGCTGGCACTGCTGCTGGCGGCGCTGCGCGCCCGGCTGCAGGTGCGCGCACAGCGCCGCCAGGCACAGGAACAAGCACGGCTGGCCAACCTCAACCGCCTGGGCACGCTGGGCGAAATGGCCGCCGGCATCGCCCACGAACTGAACCAGCCGCTGACCGCCATCCTCGCCAATGTGCGCGCCGCCGAGCGGCTGCTGGATGACGAAGACGAACGCGACGCGGTGCGCCAGGCACTGCACACCAGTGCCGCCCAGGCGCGGCGCGCCGCCGACATCGTTGGCCGCCTGCGTGCCATGGTGACCCAGCCCGGCGGTGGCGGCAGCGCAGCGCTGGACCCGCAACCGCTGCTGGAATCGCTGCTGCTGCTGCGCCACGACGAACTGGCCAGCCGCAAGATCGCCCTCAGCTGGGACAACACCAGCCCCAGCGCGCGGCTGCAGGCCGAACCGGTAGCGCTGGAGCAGATCCTGCACAACCTGGTACAGAACGCCGCCGAAGCGCTGGGCAGCCGTGGCGGCCGCATCGCCCTGCGCGGCGAGGTGCAGGGCACGCGCTACCGGCTGACGGTAAGCGACAACGGCCCCGGCATCCCGCCCGAAGTGCTGCCAAGGCTGTTCCAGCCCTTCTTCACCACTCGCCAGGGCGGCATGGGCCTGGGGCTGAGCCTGAGCGAAACCCTGGCGCACGGCATGCACGGCCAGCTCACTGCGGCCAACCTGCCGGCCGGCGGCGCCTGCTTCACCCTGAGCCTGCCGCTGGCGGAGAGCAACACATGA
- a CDS encoding arginine/lysine/ornithine decarboxylase, giving the protein MRFHFPIVIIDEDFRSENTSGSGIRELADAIKAEGMDVIGYTSYGDLTSFAQQQSRAAGFILSIDDEEFQTDENTEAALGGLYGFVAEIRRRNPDIPVYLYGETRTARHIPNDILRELHGFIHMHEDTPEFVARHIIREAKSYLDSLAPPFFRALVNYAYDGSYSWHCPGHSGGVAFLKSPVGQMFHQFFGENMLRADVCNAVDELGQLLDHTGPVAASERNAARIFSCDHLFFVTNGTSTSNKIVWHSTVAAGDIVLVDRNCHKSNLHAIIMTGAIPVFLMPTRNHYGIIGPIPKSEFSLESIRAKIAANPFAREALANNKGAKPRILTLTQSTYDGILYNVEEIKGILDGEVDTLHFDEAWLPHASFHDFYGDFHAIGEGRPRCKDSMIFSTQSTHKLLAGISQASQILVQDPENRQLDTMSFNEAYLMHTSTSPQYAIIASCDVAAAMMEQPGGQALVEESLVEALDFRRAMRKVDEEYGEDWWFRVWGPDALSDDGICDPADWTLKPEDSWHGFAGIEDGFNMLDPIKATILTPGLALDGSFEELGIPAAIVTKYLTEHGVVVEKTGLYSFFIMFTIGITKGRWNTMISLLQQFKDDFDKNQPLWRVMPEFVAKYPQYERVGLKDLCLKIHRLYGEHDIARLTTEIYLSEMAPAMRPGEAFAKMAHRDIERVPVDQLEGRVTAVLLTPYPPGIPLLIPGEVFNRTIVDYLRFVQAFNRQLPGFETDVHGLVASEIDGRKTYCVDCVKA; this is encoded by the coding sequence ATGCGTTTTCACTTTCCCATCGTCATCATCGACGAGGACTTCCGTTCCGAGAACACCAGCGGCTCCGGCATCCGCGAGCTGGCCGACGCCATCAAGGCCGAAGGCATGGACGTGATCGGTTACACCAGCTACGGCGATCTGACCTCCTTCGCCCAGCAGCAGAGCCGTGCCGCCGGCTTCATCCTGTCCATCGACGACGAGGAATTCCAGACCGACGAGAACACCGAGGCAGCGCTGGGCGGCCTGTACGGCTTCGTGGCCGAAATCCGCCGCCGCAACCCGGACATCCCGGTCTACCTGTACGGTGAAACCCGCACCGCGCGCCACATCCCCAACGACATCCTGCGCGAGCTGCACGGCTTCATCCACATGCACGAGGATACCCCGGAGTTCGTGGCGCGCCACATCATCCGCGAGGCCAAGAGCTACCTGGACAGCCTGGCGCCGCCGTTCTTCCGCGCGCTGGTGAACTACGCCTACGACGGCTCCTACAGCTGGCACTGCCCGGGCCACTCCGGTGGCGTGGCATTCCTGAAGAGCCCGGTGGGCCAGATGTTCCACCAGTTCTTCGGCGAGAACATGCTGCGCGCCGACGTGTGCAACGCGGTAGACGAACTGGGCCAGCTGCTGGACCACACCGGCCCGGTAGCGGCGTCCGAACGCAATGCGGCGCGCATCTTCAGCTGCGACCACCTGTTCTTCGTCACCAACGGCACTTCCACCAGCAACAAGATCGTGTGGCACAGCACCGTGGCCGCCGGCGACATCGTGCTGGTGGACCGCAACTGCCATAAGTCCAACCTGCACGCCATCATCATGACCGGGGCGATCCCGGTGTTCCTGATGCCGACGCGCAACCACTACGGCATCATCGGCCCGATTCCGAAGAGCGAATTCTCGCTGGAATCGATCCGCGCCAAGATTGCGGCCAACCCCTTCGCCCGCGAAGCGCTGGCCAACAACAAGGGCGCCAAGCCGCGCATCCTCACCCTCACCCAGTCCACCTACGACGGCATCCTGTACAACGTCGAGGAGATCAAGGGCATTCTGGATGGCGAGGTGGACACCCTGCACTTCGACGAAGCCTGGCTGCCGCACGCCAGCTTCCACGACTTCTACGGCGACTTCCACGCCATCGGCGAGGGCCGCCCGCGCTGCAAGGATTCGATGATCTTCTCCACCCAGTCCACCCATAAGCTGCTGGCCGGCATCTCTCAGGCCTCGCAGATCCTGGTGCAGGACCCGGAGAACCGCCAGCTGGACACCATGAGCTTCAACGAAGCCTACCTGATGCACACCTCCACCAGCCCGCAGTACGCCATCATCGCCAGCTGCGACGTGGCCGCCGCCATGATGGAGCAGCCGGGTGGCCAGGCACTGGTGGAAGAATCGCTGGTGGAAGCGCTGGACTTCCGCCGCGCCATGCGCAAGGTGGACGAGGAATACGGCGAGGACTGGTGGTTCCGCGTGTGGGGCCCGGATGCGCTGTCCGATGACGGCATCTGCGACCCGGCCGACTGGACGCTCAAGCCGGAAGACAGCTGGCACGGCTTTGCCGGCATCGAGGACGGCTTCAACATGCTGGACCCGATCAAGGCCACCATCCTCACCCCGGGCCTGGCGCTGGACGGCAGCTTCGAGGAGCTGGGCATCCCGGCCGCCATCGTCACCAAGTACCTCACCGAACACGGCGTGGTGGTGGAGAAAACCGGCCTGTACAGCTTCTTCATCATGTTCACCATCGGCATCACCAAGGGCCGCTGGAACACCATGATCTCGCTGCTGCAGCAGTTCAAGGACGACTTCGACAAGAACCAGCCACTGTGGCGCGTGATGCCGGAATTCGTCGCCAAGTACCCGCAGTACGAGCGCGTGGGCCTGAAGGACCTGTGCCTGAAGATTCACCGCCTGTACGGCGAGCACGACATCGCCCGCCTCACCACCGAGATCTACCTGTCGGAAATGGCGCCGGCAATGCGCCCGGGCGAAGCCTTCGCCAAGATGGCGCACCGCGACATCGAACGCGTGCCGGTGGATCAGCTGGAAGGCCGCGTTACCGCGGTACTGCTCACCCCGTACCCGCCGGGCATTCCGCTGCTGATTCCGGGCGAGGTGTTCAACCGCACCATCGTCGACTACCTGCGCTTCGTGCAGGCGTTCAACCGCCAGCTGCCGGGCTTCGAGACCGACGTGCACGGCCTGGTGGCCAGCGAGATCGACGGCAGGAAGACCTACTGCGTGGACTGCGTAAAAGCCTAA
- a CDS encoding transporter substrate-binding domain-containing protein, with product MMKKTLLALSLLGLTAHTFAADLLDTVQQRGTLKIALEGTYPPFNFKDKDQKLTGFEVELGDALAKKLKLKPEFITGEWSGLLAGLQGGKFDVVMNQVSITDKRKEVFDFSVPYTVSSAQLIVRKDEKRGFKSLADLAGKKMGVTQGSNYADMVKAQGGIESKFYPSAPEILQDLALGRIDAAVNDSLLIPFALKEAKLPLKAGAPVGGTTSMGIPFAKGNPKFKTAIDGALNAMYKDGSFKKISVKWFGIDVSKAPSAR from the coding sequence ATGATGAAAAAGACTCTGCTCGCTCTGTCGCTGCTTGGCCTCACCGCTCACACCTTCGCCGCCGACCTGCTGGATACCGTGCAGCAGCGCGGCACGCTGAAGATCGCGCTGGAAGGCACCTACCCGCCGTTCAACTTCAAGGACAAGGATCAGAAGCTGACCGGTTTCGAAGTGGAGCTGGGCGACGCGCTGGCCAAGAAGCTGAAGCTGAAGCCGGAATTCATCACCGGCGAATGGAGCGGCCTGCTGGCCGGCCTGCAGGGCGGCAAGTTCGACGTGGTGATGAACCAGGTGTCCATTACCGACAAGCGCAAGGAAGTGTTCGACTTCTCCGTGCCGTACACCGTGTCCAGCGCCCAGCTGATCGTGCGCAAGGACGAGAAGCGCGGCTTCAAGAGCCTGGCCGATCTGGCCGGCAAGAAGATGGGCGTGACCCAGGGCAGCAACTACGCCGACATGGTGAAGGCGCAGGGCGGTATTGAATCCAAGTTCTACCCGTCGGCACCGGAAATCCTGCAGGATCTGGCACTGGGCCGCATCGACGCCGCCGTCAACGACAGCCTGCTGATTCCGTTCGCGCTGAAAGAAGCCAAGCTGCCGCTGAAGGCCGGTGCACCGGTTGGCGGCACCACCTCGATGGGCATCCCGTTCGCCAAGGGCAACCCCAAGTTCAAGACCGCCATCGATGGCGCACTGAACGCCATGTACAAGGACGGCAGCTTCAAGAAGATTTCCGTGAAGTGGTTCGGCATCGACGTGTCCAAGGCCCCGTCGGCACGCTAA